A window of Actinomadura viridis genomic DNA:
CGGCTCGACGCCCGCGCGGGCACCGTGAACGCCGCGCTGCGCGAACTCGGCCTGGAGGGCCACCCCGGCGGCTGGGACTCCGCCGACCACGTCGTCCGCGCCTTCAGCGACGCCCTCGGCCGGCGCCGGCCGGGTGTCTGGGCCAAGGTCGCGGAGAAGAGCCCCCAGGCCGAATGGGCGGAACGGGCCCTGCGCTCCCTCGCCGGGCACCGGGTCGAGCTGCCGCCGGACGCGCCGGACCCGCGGCGGATGGCGGGCGCCGCGCAGCAGCTGGGCCGGCACCTCTCCGACGGCGGGACGCTCAAGCGGGGCCCGCTCCGCTCCTCCACGCAGCGCCAGGCCGAACCCCTGCTGGAGGGCGTGACGGTCGACGGCGGGCCCCCGGTGACCCCGGAGCGGCTCCACGTCCTCTTCACCCATCTCATGGTGCGCGTCGCCTGCGAGGATCTGCAGCGGGCGTGGGAGGCGGCGGGCGTCTCGTTCCCGGCCGACGTGCCGCTGGAGTCCCGGGTCGCCCGTTTCTGCGGCGCGCACCGCCGCCTCGCCCGGATCCGCGCCGCGTTCCCCGCCGTGGAGGAGACCGCCGAACTGCTCGTCCGCACGAGGCTGGGCATCCCGCTGACCCATCCCGTCCAGTGGCACGGCTACACCACGGCCCTGGAGAGCGCGCTGCTCGGCCTCGGCGTGAACCGTGCCACCGCCGACCTCACGGCGCTGCGCGACTCGATCGGCGCGGCGGGCGGGGACGACGCGGAGCCGCCGCCGGAACTGATCGCCGCCCTGGCCGCGATCGACGCCCGGGACGTCGGCGACTACGGCCGCTGCCTGCTGGGGCTGGCCGAGGCGCGGCACGAGAGGGGCCTGCAGGCGCGGTGCGACCGGCTGCTCGGCCGGGTGCGCGCCGCGCATCCCGAGCTGGCCGGGCTGATGGCCGCGACGGCCCGGGACCGTGCCTGGGCCGGGCGCCTGGAACGGTGGGACGAAGCGTGGGCCTGGGCGCGGGCCGCCGCCCGCATCGCCGACGTGCCGCGTTCGGCCGCCGAGACCGGCCTGCGCGCCGACCTGGAGGAGGCCGGGGAACGCCTGCGCCAGGTGAGCGGCCGGCTGGCCGCGGCCCAGGCGTGGGGGATGTGCCTGGACCGGATCGACCGGGCGGCCACCGAGCCCGCCGACATCGTCCCGGCGTGGATCGTGCCGCTGTGGCGCGTCCCCGACGTCCTGCCGCCCCGGCCCGGCGCGTTCGACGCCGTGATCGTCCACGGCGAGCACGGCGCGGGCGCGGAGGCGCTGTTCCTGCTGTGGACGGCGCCCCGGATGGTCCTGGCCGGCCGGTCCGGGCCGGACCTGCCCGTCCCGCCGGGGGCGGACCGGGAGAACCCGGAGGCGATCTCCGGAACGTTCCCGCCCGCCGGGCTGGAGGCGGTCACGCCCACGGCCCCGCTGTTCCGGATCCTGCGGGAGCGATTCGATCCGGATCGCCCCGCCACGCCCGCATCGGCGCCCGCCCCCGATCCCGGCCCCGTCCCCGTGGAGCCCGCGCCTGCCGCGGAACCCGCGGCGGCGGTGGAACGCGTGGAGCCCGTGGAACCCGTGGAGCCCGTGCGGGCCGTGGAGCCTGTGCCCGCAATGGAGTCCACGCGGGCCGAGGAGCCCGTGGCGGCCGAGGAGCCCGTGCGGGCCGAGGAGCCCGCGGCGGCGGGGGCGCAGGCGGGACGTTCCATCGCCACCTACAAGCGCGAGGAGCTGATCGATCTGGTGGCCCGGCTCGCCGTCCGCGAGCCCGACCTCGACGACGACCGGCTCGTCGAGGTGGCGGGCCGCCTGCTGGGCTGCCCGGCCGACGAGGAACTCCTGGTGGGGGCGCGCCTCCGGTTCGCGGTCGAGCACTACCGGGAGTCCCTGGTGGACTGACCCGGCGCGGTTCAGTCCTCGATCTCCACCCCGTACCGGCGGGCGAGGCCGTCGAGGCCGAAGTCGTAACCCTGCCCGATCGCGCGCAGCCGCCAGGACGGGCCGCGCCGGTAGATCTCGGCGAGCAGCAGCGTGCGCTCGGTCGTGGCCGCGTCCAGCGTCGCCTGCGCCAGCGGGCGCGCGTGCCGGCCCGGCCCGGCGGTGATCTCGACCGCGCCCAGATCGCCGAACGTCGCCGCGCCGTCGATCGCCGCCGCGACCAGCACCCGGTGGACGGTGCCGGGCAGGGCCGCCGGATCGATGGTGACGGCCTGCTCGGCGGGCCCGTCCACCGACAGCGCGACGGCGCCGTCCGGGGTCTCCGGCGCCCCGTAGAACACGAAGTCCTCGTCGGAGGTCACCTGCTCGTCCCGGTCGACGGCGAAGGCGACGACGTCGACCTCGCAGGCCGCGTGCTGGGCCCATGACGCCGCGACCGACCACCGCGTCCCGGCCTCCGCGGGCAGGTCCAGCACCGCGCCGCGGGCCAGCACGAACGGGTCCGGAGGCCGTTCGCGGACCGGCCGCGGGACGGGCGCGCCGAGCCAGCCGCCCTCGTGCACGGGCAGCTCCAGCGCCCGGACCCGCTCCAGGCGCCGGTCGGCCTCGCCGCCCGCGAGCACCACCACGTCGGTCACGCTCGCCGAGAGGTTCACCGCGGCGGCCCCGCCCAGCTCGACCACCCGGCCGCGGGCGCCGGCCGCCTGCCGGTGGCTGCCGCCGAGCACCAGCACCCGCCGCCCCTCCAGCGGGCCCCGGCGCCGTCCCGCGGGCGCGGCGGGCGCGGCCGGCGGCGCGGACGGCGGTGGCGCGGGCACAGCCGTTGCGGGCACGGGCGGTGCGAGGGGCGCGGAAGGCTCGTGCGGCACGCCGGGACGGACGTCGCCGAGCAGCCGCAGGAAGGCGCGCTCGCCGATGATCGGCACGCCCTCCGCCCGGGCCCTGCGCGCCTTCGCCGACGGCGCCGCCGGGTCGTTGGCGATCAGCGCGCTGGTGTAGCGGCCGACCGAGGTCGTCATGTCGAGCCCCGCGGCCAGCGCGCGGGCCACCAGTTCCTCGCGGGGGAGCGCGGTGCCGCCGGTGACCGCGATCTTCATGCCCTGCACGAGCGGGCCGCCGTCCGCCAGCCGCCCGGGGCTGCGGAAGGCGCAGCGGGCCCTGGGGATCCGCGGTGGGTGCCCGCCCTCCCGGCCGCCGGGCGGGCAGGCCACCAGGGGCAGCGGCACCCCCAGCCGGTCGGCGGCGGCCAGCGAGCCGCGCAGCACCCCGGCGAGCACCCGGACGTCGTCCAGCGCGTCATGGGCGCGGTGCCGCGCGATGCCGTAGTGCTCGGCCAGGGTGCCCAGCCGCAGGTCGGCGATCGGCGGCGACAGCCGCCGGTTGAGCGCCAGCGTGCACAGCCGCCGCCGGACCGGCAGGACGAGCCCGGCGCGGGCGAACTCGCGGGCCAGGAACCCGTAGTCGAACGGCGCGTTGTGGGCGACCATCACCCGGTCCCGCAGCAGCGCGGCGATCCGGTCGCCGACCTCCTCGAACCGCGGCGCGCCCCGGAGCCGTTCGGCGGTCAGGCCGTGGACGTGCACCGGCCCGGGGTCGCAGCCCGGATCGAGCAGCGTGGCGAACTCCTCGCCGCGGGCGCCGCCGGAGCCGGCCGTCACGACCGCGATCGACAGGACCCGGTGCTCGTGCGTCCGCAGACCCGAGGTCTCGACGTCGACGAGCGCCCATTCTGCGGCGTGATCGGGCGACTGCATGCGGTCAGGTTAACGGCGGGTGAACGGAAGGAGAACGACTTCGCCGAAGTGCCCGCTTCCGGACACGCGCCGGCCCCCGGCCCGCACGGCCGGCGGATCGGTTCGGAGATATCAGTGGGCGTGTGCCGCCCGGAACGGCATGATCTCCGCTATGCGGACAGAAGAGATCGTCGCGGTCTGGCGGACCGTGATCCTGGGCGACGAGAAGTCGTGGGTGATGTTCCGGAACGGCACCTGCGTCATCCTGATGGAGCCGGAGGAGGACCTGGCCGCGCAGGCGACCGAGATCCTGCGGGAGTACGGGCCCGCGCTGGGCGGCACGCCGTCCGGCGACTTCGGGGTCATCGACCTCGACGACGCCCCGGGCTGGGTGGTGTACGGCCATCACTCCGACGTGCTCACCTACGTGGCTCCCGAGGAGGTCGAGGAGGACGCCGACGACGTGAAGATCGGGCTGCTCGGCCGGTCCAGGCGCGCCCTCGACGGGGAGGAACTCGACGTCGTCCATGTCGAGGACAAGCGTCCCGCCGCCTGAGCGGTTCGCGTGACCGGGCCCCAGGTGTCACCCGCCTTCTGTATATAGAGACGTGTGGCCGAATGGGACGAGGACGCGCGGGCGCTGCTGCGCGCCGCCGCGTACCGGCGGGACGGGGACGCCGGGCTCGCCGTCCTCGCGGACCGGCCGCTGGGCCCGGTCCTGCAGTACGCCGGTGACGTCCTGGCCGCGGCGGCCGCACAGGGCCTGCCGGGCGCGGAGGCTCCGGCCCGCAAGTGCGTGGAGGAGCTGGACGGGCGGGGCGGGCCCGGTGACGCGGAGCTGGCGGCCGAGCTGACCGCGGCGCTGGAGGGGACGCGGGCACCGCTCGCCGAGGTGCCCGTCGACCTGGGGGAGCTGGGGACGGCGCTGGACCGCGACCCGGCGGAGGGCGTCCAGGTCCTCGACCTGTGGCGGGGGGAGATCGGCGAACCCGGCCCCGAGTTCGCCCCGGACGCCCCCGGTCACGACCCGGCCCGTTGGCTGGCCTTCTGGCCGGCCGGTCCGGCCGGCGGCGGGGGCGCCCCGGCGGACGGCTCGGCGGACGGTTCCTGGGCTCGGGAGGAACGGCAGCGCGGCCGGGCCCGGGCGTGGCTGGCCGCGCACGGCCTCCGCCCCGGGCCCCGCCCGTTCCTGTGAACGGCGGGGACCGGTGGGCGCCGGGAGCCGGTGAGCGTCAGGAGCCCGGGCGCACCAGCGGGAACGGCACGGTCTCCCGGATGCTGCGGCCGGTGAGCGTGATCAGCAGCCGGTCGATGCCCATCCCCATGCCGCCGGCCGGGGGCATGGCGTACTCCAGCGCGCGCAGGAAGTCCTCGTCCAGCTCCATCGCCTCCGGGTCACCGCCCGCCGCCTGGAGCGACTGCTCGGTGAGCCGCCGCCGCTGCAGGA
This region includes:
- a CDS encoding TerD family protein, with protein sequence MQSPDHAAEWALVDVETSGLRTHEHRVLSIAVVTAGSGGARGEEFATLLDPGCDPGPVHVHGLTAERLRGAPRFEEVGDRIAALLRDRVMVAHNAPFDYGFLAREFARAGLVLPVRRRLCTLALNRRLSPPIADLRLGTLAEHYGIARHRAHDALDDVRVLAGVLRGSLAAADRLGVPLPLVACPPGGREGGHPPRIPRARCAFRSPGRLADGGPLVQGMKIAVTGGTALPREELVARALAAGLDMTTSVGRYTSALIANDPAAPSAKARRARAEGVPIIGERAFLRLLGDVRPGVPHEPSAPLAPPVPATAVPAPPPSAPPAAPAAPAGRRRGPLEGRRVLVLGGSHRQAAGARGRVVELGGAAAVNLSASVTDVVVLAGGEADRRLERVRALELPVHEGGWLGAPVPRPVRERPPDPFVLARGAVLDLPAEAGTRWSVAASWAQHAACEVDVVAFAVDRDEQVTSDEDFVFYGAPETPDGAVALSVDGPAEQAVTIDPAALPGTVHRVLVAAAIDGAATFGDLGAVEITAGPGRHARPLAQATLDAATTERTLLLAEIYRRGPSWRLRAIGQGYDFGLDGLARRYGVEIED